A region from the Pseudopipra pipra isolate bDixPip1 chromosome 8, bDixPip1.hap1, whole genome shotgun sequence genome encodes:
- the C8H10orf105 gene encoding uncharacterized protein C10orf105 homolog: MSTEDSSNGTSPTPPLLGLLVSTTELVPPSIPSPEMRDPLSVIVALVCIFLLLATFLIFVTLCKPAALDQSLSGPREWMPHHPLDASEPQLRLWKRLGSLRGSISSFRRSKPVSQSQLSCPRSSPARQDWDIMESTKM; encoded by the coding sequence ATGAGCACAGAGGACTCTAGCAATGGGACCTCTCCCACCCCGCCTCTCCTTGGGCTTCTGGTTTCAACCACGGAGCTGGTCCCACCCAGCATCCCATCCCCTGAAATGAGAGACCCACTGTCTGTCATCGTCGCACTCGTCtgcatcttcctcctcctggcgaCCTTCCTCATCTTTGTGACCCTCTGCAAGCCAGCAGCGCTGGACCAGTCCCTGTCTGGACCCCGGGAGTGGATGCCCCACCACCCACTGGATGCCAGTGAGCCCCAGCTGAGGCTCTGGAAGCGCCTGGGCTCCCTGCGAGGCTCCATCAGCAGCTTCAGGAGGAGCAAGCCAGTGTCTCAgagccagctctcctgccccagGAGCTCCCCTGCCAGACAGGACTGGGACATCATGGAGTCCACCAAAATGTGA